A single region of the Streptomyces caelestis genome encodes:
- a CDS encoding acyl-CoA dehydrogenase family protein produces the protein MDFSATEREEALRAEVRAVLAEPDVRAELDRVRRSSRREPDVRPLYRMLGRRGLLAVSWPEEFGGRGAAHTEAAAVIEELVHGGVPDMLHVLSVQIVGLFLLQAGSPEQKAAHLPGLAAGERFATVLYTEPQTGSDLASLRTTARPDGDGGHLLTGEKIYGLKSGMSDLALCAARTREGSSKYDGISLFLVDLAAPGVTRGLIDSIADDAFDRVVLDGVRTGAGALLGEEGEGWALLSRCLAIERTGLDYSLKAARWYRAALSGIDDVARTDGALLEEVGRLGAAVDSGRLLAWEVISRLDEGEADPTAAAVAKYYTSETAQEVAVWATTGRGFRYGAGEPGVDEADLLEAAYREAPGLTLSAGTSQIMLELVASSAFDAVMES, from the coding sequence ATGGACTTCAGTGCGACCGAGCGCGAGGAGGCCCTGCGGGCCGAGGTCCGCGCGGTCCTGGCGGAGCCCGACGTACGGGCCGAGCTCGACCGGGTGCGCCGCAGCTCCCGGCGTGAGCCGGACGTGCGCCCGCTCTACCGCATGCTGGGGCGCCGTGGACTGCTCGCGGTGAGCTGGCCCGAGGAGTTCGGGGGCCGCGGCGCGGCCCACACCGAGGCGGCCGCCGTGATCGAGGAACTGGTGCACGGCGGCGTGCCCGACATGCTGCACGTGCTGAGCGTCCAGATCGTCGGCCTGTTCCTGCTCCAGGCCGGCTCCCCGGAACAGAAGGCCGCCCATCTCCCGGGGCTCGCGGCGGGGGAGCGGTTCGCCACCGTGCTCTACACCGAGCCGCAGACGGGGTCCGACCTGGCGTCCCTACGCACCACGGCCCGGCCGGACGGCGACGGCGGGCACCTGCTCACCGGCGAGAAGATCTACGGCCTCAAGAGCGGCATGAGCGATCTGGCGCTGTGCGCGGCGCGCACCCGCGAGGGCAGCAGCAAGTACGACGGCATCAGCCTCTTCCTCGTCGACCTGGCCGCTCCCGGCGTCACCCGCGGGCTTATCGACAGCATCGCCGATGACGCGTTCGACCGGGTCGTCCTGGACGGGGTGCGCACCGGCGCCGGCGCGCTGCTCGGCGAGGAGGGCGAGGGCTGGGCGTTGCTCAGCCGCTGCCTCGCGATCGAACGGACCGGGCTCGACTACTCCCTGAAGGCCGCCCGCTGGTACCGGGCCGCCCTCTCCGGCATCGACGACGTCGCCCGCACCGACGGTGCGCTGCTGGAGGAGGTGGGCCGCCTGGGCGCGGCCGTCGACTCCGGACGGCTCTTGGCCTGGGAGGTCATCAGCCGCCTCGACGAGGGGGAGGCCGATCCGACCGCCGCGGCCGTCGCCAAGTACTACACGAGTGAGACCGCGCAGGAAGTGGCCGTCTGGGCGACGACGGGCCGCGGCTTCCGCTACGGGGCGGGGGAGCCGGGCGTCGACGAGGCCGACCTCCTGGAGGCGGCCTACCGCGAGGCCCCCGGCCTGACACTCTCCGCGGGAACGTCCCAGATCATGCTCGAACTGGTCGCCAGTTCGGCCTTCGACGCGGTCATGGAAAGCTGA
- a CDS encoding acyl-CoA dehydrogenase family protein: MRLTPDPLVERLGRTTRARLAAVGRTRGPGGNADSALYAAARDGLRDMGAYTFEAPVTSGGLDLGLVAGSVIARELGRHALHEVYGGPALVTDVLRDQDAYGDLAEALARGDVPVALGGLDALCGLDGPPAGAPQATRRCTDAWELTGQITLGRMPDDAARCCVAVTTDAGVLLVLLGPDIWRKRCAAQSPGRPAVLGLDGLVVADGDVVGRLSGTALPGDDLLARARVRQAAHLLGLAQGACDLAAGHARSRQQFGRPLMEFQAVGFTLARGAVDLRAVRVAVERAAWLADTGGSGGALAQAAAEALAQAAETALRVIRDAMQIHGARGMTRAAAVHRYYELARLEVPRLGPAALLWREAGAHRLNTTARAA, encoded by the coding sequence ATGCGACTGACCCCCGACCCTCTGGTGGAACGGCTCGGCCGGACGACACGCGCCCGTCTGGCCGCGGTCGGCCGCACCCGCGGCCCCGGCGGCAACGCCGACAGCGCCCTGTACGCCGCCGCGCGCGACGGGCTGCGGGATATGGGCGCGTACACCTTTGAGGCCCCCGTCACCTCCGGCGGACTCGATCTGGGCCTGGTCGCGGGCAGCGTGATCGCCCGCGAACTCGGCCGTCACGCGCTGCACGAGGTGTACGGCGGCCCGGCCCTCGTCACCGATGTGCTGCGTGACCAGGACGCGTACGGTGACCTCGCCGAGGCCCTGGCCCGCGGTGACGTACCCGTGGCGCTGGGCGGTCTGGACGCCCTCTGCGGTCTCGACGGCCCGCCTGCCGGGGCGCCACAGGCGACGCGGCGATGCACGGACGCGTGGGAGCTGACCGGACAGATCACGCTCGGCCGGATGCCCGACGACGCGGCGCGGTGCTGCGTGGCCGTCACTACGGACGCCGGGGTCCTGCTCGTCCTGCTGGGCCCCGACATCTGGCGCAAGCGGTGCGCCGCACAGTCGCCGGGCCGTCCGGCGGTGCTCGGCCTCGACGGGCTCGTCGTCGCGGACGGCGATGTCGTCGGCCGGCTGTCCGGCACAGCGCTGCCGGGAGACGACCTGCTTGCCCGCGCCCGCGTACGGCAGGCCGCCCATCTGCTCGGACTCGCCCAGGGGGCCTGCGATCTCGCGGCCGGCCATGCGCGTTCCCGGCAGCAGTTCGGCCGTCCGCTCATGGAGTTCCAGGCCGTCGGGTTCACGCTGGCGCGCGGCGCCGTCGACCTGCGGGCGGTGCGCGTCGCCGTGGAGCGGGCTGCATGGCTCGCCGACACCGGCGGCAGCGGTGGCGCGCTCGCGCAGGCGGCGGCGGAGGCCCTCGCACAGGCCGCAGAGACGGCGCTGCGCGTCATCCGGGACGCCATGCAGATCCACGGTGCGCGGGGCATGACGCGCGCTGCCGCGGTGCACCGGTACTACGAGCTGGCCCGGCTGGAGGTGCCCCGGTTGGGACCGGCGGCCCTGCTGTGGCGTGAAGCGGGCGCCCATCGGCTGAACACCACTGCCCGGGCGGCGTAA
- a CDS encoding VOC family protein produces the protein MTLQIQCCVIDSRDPQTLADFWRQALGWRCTHEKPDEVVLEPPAGSAEDGVVPDLLFERTPDTRAGKNRIHLDLRPDDQEREIERLVALGARRVDVGQPADARWAVMADPEGNEFCVLPPLRPAD, from the coding sequence ATGACGTTGCAGATTCAGTGTTGTGTAATCGACAGTCGGGATCCACAGACACTGGCCGACTTCTGGCGGCAGGCCCTGGGCTGGCGATGCACGCACGAGAAGCCGGACGAGGTCGTCCTGGAACCCCCGGCCGGGAGCGCCGAGGACGGTGTCGTCCCGGACCTGCTGTTCGAGCGGACGCCGGATACCCGGGCCGGCAAGAACCGGATCCATCTCGACCTGCGCCCCGACGACCAGGAGCGCGAGATCGAGCGGCTCGTCGCCCTGGGGGCCCGGCGGGTGGACGTCGGGCAGCCGGCCGACGCCCGATGGGCGGTCATGGCCGATCCGGAGGGCAACGAGTTCTGCGTCCTGCCCCCGCTCCGGCCCGCGGACTGA
- a CDS encoding MFS transporter has translation MPDRRVLPHEPRIPPGERDFLRLWAGDAVSQIGSQITLFALPFTAVAVLHVSGDQVGLLQALYTLPFLLMPLPAGLWLDSRPLRPVLITVNLFCAVLVLSVPLAAAAGALGLTQLYVVAVLGGAATVTSDIAKVALLPRLVPAERLASANSRFNTGLAVGATSGPGLAGWLTTLVGAPNALFGDSLSYLFCAGAMARLEHREDARPARPPRKRNLREEVTAGLRVVARYAPLRNIAVHAALFNACAQLLNVALVVYLVRERGYGGGAYGLVLVCGGLGGVLGTVAAPLLIRRLGHGRAILAVVTVSVPAFCIIPAAHGTRATVVALCSFALFTGSAGAGAGSVVSATVRHLASPPDLHARVNAAYRLVTFGSMPAGALAGGLLVDRIGAHATLWTAAVALLFALLPLVLAPVRTLRAVERQDRAAPGLPAAG, from the coding sequence ATGCCGGACCGACGGGTGCTGCCGCACGAGCCTCGGATCCCACCCGGCGAACGCGATTTCCTCCGGCTGTGGGCCGGTGACGCGGTGTCGCAGATCGGCTCCCAGATCACGCTGTTCGCGCTGCCCTTCACGGCGGTCGCCGTGCTGCACGTCTCCGGGGACCAGGTCGGGCTGCTCCAGGCGCTGTACACCCTGCCGTTCCTGCTGATGCCGCTGCCCGCCGGCCTGTGGCTCGACAGCCGCCCGCTGCGGCCGGTGCTGATCACCGTCAACCTCTTCTGCGCGGTGCTGGTGCTGTCGGTGCCGCTGGCCGCGGCCGCGGGCGCGCTCGGCCTCACCCAGCTCTATGTGGTCGCGGTGCTCGGAGGCGCCGCCACCGTAACCTCGGACATCGCCAAGGTCGCGCTGCTGCCGCGGCTGGTCCCCGCCGAACGGCTGGCCTCGGCCAACAGCAGGTTCAACACGGGCCTCGCCGTCGGGGCCACTTCGGGCCCGGGGCTCGCGGGCTGGCTGACCACGCTGGTCGGCGCGCCCAACGCGCTGTTCGGCGACAGCCTGTCGTACCTGTTCTGCGCGGGCGCGATGGCCCGGCTTGAGCACCGTGAGGACGCCAGACCGGCGCGGCCGCCCCGGAAGCGGAACCTGCGCGAGGAGGTCACCGCAGGGCTGCGCGTAGTGGCCCGGTACGCGCCGCTGCGGAACATCGCCGTGCACGCCGCGCTGTTCAATGCCTGTGCCCAGCTGCTCAATGTCGCCCTGGTCGTGTACCTGGTGCGCGAGCGCGGGTACGGCGGGGGCGCGTACGGCCTGGTACTCGTCTGCGGCGGGCTGGGCGGCGTGCTCGGCACGGTCGCCGCTCCGCTGCTGATCCGCCGGCTCGGCCACGGCCGGGCCATCCTCGCCGTGGTCACGGTCTCGGTCCCCGCCTTCTGCATCATTCCCGCGGCGCACGGCACCCGCGCCACGGTGGTGGCTCTCTGCTCGTTCGCACTTTTCACCGGTTCTGCGGGGGCCGGGGCCGGCAGCGTGGTGAGCGCGACGGTACGGCATCTGGCCAGCCCGCCCGACCTGCACGCCCGGGTGAACGCCGCCTACCGGCTCGTCACGTTCGGCTCCATGCCCGCCGGGGCGCTGGCCGGCGGATTGCTGGTGGACCGGATCGGCGCGCACGCCACGCTGTGGACGGCGGCGGTGGCCCTGCTCTTCGCCCTGCTGCCTCTCGTGCTCGCCCCCGTGCGCACGTTGCGCGCGGTCGAGCGCCAGGACCGGGCCGCACCCGGCCTTCCGGCGGCCGGGTAG
- a CDS encoding thioesterase II family protein produces MNALRLWCKSDEVRMWVLCLPPGGGSAQQFRSWSDRLPPVLGVAAVELPGHGSRSDEPAPTDLDALLDELAADVVPLLGRPVMLFGHSMGAVLAVDLARKLRAARGWRPAALAAAASEPPDRPLPAGLCTASDEELTGLLHAWGGTSGELLADRRYLAEVLPVVRADLALMTGRAHRDEAPLDCPVHTYLGEDDTTVDAKEAAEGWARQTRAGHTVRTFPGGHFFPHEPQEQMLTALVEDADAAVDGRLRAAEGVTHG; encoded by the coding sequence ATGAACGCGTTGCGGCTGTGGTGCAAGAGCGATGAGGTCCGGATGTGGGTGCTGTGCCTGCCTCCGGGAGGCGGCAGCGCCCAGCAGTTCCGGAGCTGGTCCGATCGGCTCCCGCCGGTACTCGGGGTGGCCGCCGTGGAACTGCCCGGTCACGGCTCGCGCTCCGACGAGCCGGCGCCCACCGACCTCGATGCCCTGCTCGACGAGCTGGCCGCGGACGTCGTCCCGCTCCTCGGCCGCCCCGTCATGCTCTTCGGGCACAGCATGGGCGCCGTCCTCGCCGTGGACCTTGCCCGCAAGCTGCGCGCCGCGCGCGGCTGGCGTCCCGCGGCCTTGGCCGCCGCCGCGAGCGAGCCGCCCGACCGGCCGCTGCCCGCCGGGCTCTGCACCGCCTCCGACGAGGAACTGACCGGCCTGCTGCACGCCTGGGGCGGCACCTCCGGCGAACTGCTCGCGGACCGGCGCTACCTCGCCGAGGTTCTCCCCGTGGTCCGCGCCGACCTGGCTCTCATGACGGGCCGCGCGCACCGGGACGAGGCGCCGCTGGACTGCCCTGTGCACACCTACCTCGGCGAGGACGACACCACCGTCGACGCGAAGGAGGCGGCCGAGGGCTGGGCACGGCAGACCCGGGCCGGCCACACAGTCCGGACCTTCCCCGGCGGCCATTTCTTCCCCCATGAGCCGCAGGAACAGATGCTCACCGCCCTGGTCGAGGACGCCGACGCGGCCGTCGACGGCAGGCTGCGGGCGGCAGAAGGAGTGACACATGGCTGA
- a CDS encoding non-ribosomal peptide synthetase: protein MADPGRTAEEPTGRAGGLSPERRALLTMELARRRTAANRPVRLPRTDPEPRFPLSYAQERLWFLDQADPGSTAYVMPGALRLCGPLDRQALRQALDEIVRRHEALRTTFPSEGGRPEQCVGRPRPVLLPVTDLGAADAAGQEAAVAEQSRAEAAEPFDLTRDLLLRARLLRLADDHHVLLLSLHHIAADGWSLGVLMREVGVLYNAFHKGEPPVLADLDVQYADYAVWQRGWLDQGPLEEQLGYWRARLEGAPVLELPTDFSHTAPRTWQGASVPLTVHPPLWQEVARLAKASGATPYMVLVAAFAVVLSRWSGQQDVVIGSPTAGRSHPELEPLVGFFVNTLPLRVDASGAPSFAQLIERVRATCTDAYGHQDVPFERLVQGLRPERSQGPVPLVQVMLALRDTPAEDLALTGLETEELEVALTGAASKFDLVLDLVPARDGGLGGRVEFSTDLFEAATAQRIGQALLCTLTAAVADPELPVDRLPLLADEERARILGELSGDGDASAADTAGCLHPLIDRTAQQLPDRPAVVSGDTVLTYRELVERANALAHELRQLGAGPERLVGVCLPKSADMVVALLGILKAGAGYMPLDPRYPRHRVELMVRDSQVPIVITDRAVAGGDLLTAPDGDGPRLVLVDEFTQRRADPPPELAAERTLAYVIYTSGSTGVPKGSANEHGGVVNTLLGLNRCLGLESSDRMLAISSLNYDMSVYEIFGPLLAGGCVVVPHDIEVTDPERLRRLLIDARVTAWSSAPALLELLVQHADGHGGLPGSALRLAVLGGDRPSPTLADRLAGLVPDVRLFNLAGMTETSYCTLYHLVRRPEPIPGSIPWGRPLPNQRVYVLDGHGEPVPVGVRGELFVGGAAVRRGYWRRPGLTAQRFVPDPFGAAAGGRLYRTGDAARWRPSGELEFHGRLDHQVKLRGLRIEPGEIEAALAGHPDVERCVVLMRGADQDQRLVAYLTASGLLPPSTGELRRFLLDRLPDHMVPSVFVLLDRLPLLPSGKLDRSALPEPAAIRPDLAPTYVEPSEPLDRVLADIWADVLKVDRVGTGDDFFELGGHSLLVTQVASRIRDLFRVDLSIRAFLAASSLSALAAQLRAAAELEGRDADRTAEVVLQVSTLSQDQVSRRLAE from the coding sequence ATGGCTGACCCCGGCAGGACCGCCGAGGAACCCACGGGCCGCGCGGGCGGACTCTCGCCCGAACGCCGCGCCCTGCTCACGATGGAACTGGCCCGGCGGCGCACCGCGGCAAACCGGCCGGTGCGCCTGCCGCGCACGGACCCCGAGCCACGCTTCCCGCTCTCCTACGCCCAGGAGCGGCTCTGGTTCCTCGACCAGGCTGACCCGGGCTCCACCGCCTATGTGATGCCCGGTGCGCTGCGCCTGTGCGGACCGCTGGACCGGCAGGCGCTCCGGCAGGCCCTCGACGAGATCGTGCGCCGTCACGAGGCACTGCGTACCACTTTCCCGTCCGAGGGCGGGCGGCCCGAGCAGTGCGTGGGCCGGCCGCGCCCGGTGCTGCTCCCGGTCACCGACCTCGGCGCCGCGGACGCCGCCGGCCAGGAGGCCGCCGTCGCGGAACAGAGCCGCGCGGAGGCGGCCGAGCCGTTCGACCTCACTCGCGACCTGCTGCTGCGAGCCCGGCTGCTGAGGCTGGCCGACGACCACCACGTCCTCCTGCTGAGCCTGCATCACATCGCCGCCGACGGCTGGTCGCTCGGCGTCCTGATGCGCGAGGTCGGTGTCCTCTACAACGCCTTCCACAAGGGCGAGCCGCCCGTGCTCGCCGACCTGGACGTGCAGTACGCCGACTACGCCGTATGGCAGCGCGGCTGGCTCGACCAGGGCCCGCTGGAGGAACAGCTGGGGTACTGGCGCGCACGCCTCGAAGGGGCACCGGTACTCGAACTGCCCACCGACTTCTCCCACACCGCACCCCGGACCTGGCAGGGCGCGTCGGTGCCGCTGACGGTGCACCCGCCGCTGTGGCAAGAGGTGGCCCGGCTTGCCAAGGCGTCGGGAGCGACCCCCTACATGGTGCTCGTGGCCGCGTTCGCCGTGGTGCTCTCCCGATGGAGCGGCCAGCAGGACGTGGTCATCGGCTCTCCGACGGCGGGACGCAGCCACCCCGAGCTGGAACCGCTCGTGGGCTTCTTCGTCAACACGCTGCCGCTGCGGGTTGACGCCTCGGGAGCACCGTCGTTCGCACAGTTGATCGAACGGGTCCGTGCCACCTGCACCGACGCCTACGGACACCAGGACGTCCCGTTCGAGAGGCTGGTGCAGGGACTGCGCCCGGAGCGCTCCCAGGGGCCGGTCCCGCTCGTGCAGGTGATGCTCGCACTGCGCGACACCCCGGCCGAGGATCTCGCGCTCACCGGCCTGGAGACGGAGGAACTGGAGGTGGCCCTCACCGGCGCCGCCAGCAAGTTCGACCTCGTGCTCGACCTCGTCCCGGCCCGGGACGGCGGGCTCGGCGGCCGGGTCGAGTTCAGCACCGACCTGTTCGAGGCCGCCACGGCACAGCGCATCGGACAAGCGCTCCTGTGCACGCTGACGGCCGCCGTCGCCGACCCGGAACTGCCGGTGGACCGGCTGCCGCTGCTGGCGGACGAGGAACGCGCCCGGATCCTCGGCGAGCTCTCCGGCGACGGCGACGCGAGCGCCGCCGACACGGCAGGCTGCCTGCACCCCCTGATCGACCGCACCGCACAACAGCTCCCTGACCGGCCCGCGGTGGTGAGCGGCGACACCGTCCTCACCTACCGTGAGCTGGTCGAACGCGCCAACGCCCTCGCACACGAACTCCGGCAGCTCGGCGCCGGCCCCGAACGGCTCGTGGGTGTTTGCCTGCCGAAGTCGGCGGACATGGTCGTCGCACTCCTCGGCATCCTCAAGGCGGGCGCCGGCTACATGCCGCTCGACCCCCGCTACCCCCGGCACCGTGTCGAGCTGATGGTCCGAGACTCGCAGGTACCCATCGTCATCACCGACCGAGCCGTCGCGGGCGGTGACCTGCTCACCGCACCGGACGGCGACGGGCCCCGGCTGGTTCTCGTCGACGAATTCACGCAGCGCCGGGCCGACCCACCGCCCGAACTCGCCGCCGAGCGCACCCTGGCCTACGTCATCTACACCTCCGGCTCCACCGGTGTGCCGAAGGGATCGGCCAACGAACACGGCGGCGTCGTCAACACCCTGCTCGGGCTCAACCGCTGCCTCGGCCTGGAGTCGTCCGACCGGATGCTGGCGATCTCCTCGCTGAACTACGACATGTCCGTGTACGAGATCTTCGGCCCGCTGCTGGCCGGCGGATGCGTGGTCGTGCCCCACGACATCGAGGTCACCGACCCCGAACGGCTGCGCCGCCTGCTCATCGACGCCCGCGTGACGGCGTGGAGCAGCGCCCCCGCGCTCCTGGAACTGCTGGTCCAGCACGCGGACGGGCACGGCGGCCTGCCGGGCAGTGCGCTGCGGCTCGCCGTACTCGGCGGCGACCGGCCCTCGCCGACCCTCGCGGACCGGCTGGCCGGACTGGTTCCTGACGTCCGCCTGTTCAACCTGGCCGGGATGACGGAGACCTCGTACTGCACGCTGTACCACCTGGTGCGTCGCCCCGAGCCGATCCCGGGCAGCATCCCGTGGGGGCGCCCGCTGCCCAACCAGCGGGTGTACGTGCTGGACGGGCACGGCGAGCCGGTCCCGGTCGGGGTGCGCGGCGAGCTCTTCGTCGGCGGCGCCGCGGTGCGCCGCGGCTACTGGCGCAGGCCCGGCCTGACCGCCCAGCGGTTCGTGCCCGATCCGTTCGGCGCGGCGGCGGGCGGGCGCCTGTACCGCACCGGCGACGCCGCGCGGTGGCGCCCCAGCGGCGAGCTGGAGTTCCACGGTCGGCTCGACCACCAGGTGAAGCTGCGCGGACTGCGGATCGAGCCCGGCGAGATCGAGGCCGCGCTCGCCGGCCATCCCGACGTGGAGCGGTGCGTCGTGCTGATGCGCGGTGCGGACCAGGACCAGCGCCTCGTCGCCTACCTCACCGCCTCGGGGCTGCTGCCGCCGAGCACCGGCGAACTGCGGCGCTTCCTGCTCGACCGGCTGCCCGACCACATGGTCCCGTCGGTCTTCGTACTGCTGGACCGGCTGCCGCTGCTGCCCAGCGGCAAGCTCGACCGCTCGGCCCTTCCGGAGCCCGCCGCGATACGGCCCGACCTGGCCCCGACCTACGTCGAACCGTCCGAACCCCTGGATCGGGTGTTGGCGGACATCTGGGCCGACGTGCTGAAGGTGGACCGGGTCGGTACCGGCGACGACTTCTTCGAACTGGGCGGCCACTCGCTGCTGGTGACCCAGGTGGCCTCCCGTATCCGCGACCTGTTCCGGGTGGACCTCTCCATCCGCGCGTTCCTCGCCGCGAGCAGCCTGTCGGCCCTGGCCGCCCAGCTGAGAGCGGCCGCGGAGCTGGAGGGACGTGACGCGGACCGTACGGCGGAAGTGGTACTCCAGGTAAGCACCCTGAGCCAGGACCAGGTGAGCAGGCGGTTGGCCGAATGA